The Ensifer canadensis genomic sequence CTTATAGGTGGTCTCACCATCATGCAGGCCGTTTTCCAGTGCCCAGCGATCCGCCGCGATCGCATAGAGCTTGGCGCCGCTGTCACGCTTGATTTGTGCAACGCCAGCGACATGATCGTAATGCGCATGGCTCGTGACGATGATCTTGATGTCGGAGCGTTTGAAACCGAGTGCTGCGATATTGTCCTCGACAAGGGATGCGGTGCCCTTCAACGTGCCGTCGAGCAGAATGGCCTGCTTGCCTGAGGTGATGAGGTAGGCCGCCAGCCCCTTGGTCCCGACGTAATAGATGTTGCCGACGACGCGGAATGGCTTTGTCGGCTGCGACCATTCGGCGTTATCAGCCATTGCCGCACTCGCCAGGCATACCGTGGCGACCACCGTCGCCAGCGCGCGTCGCATCATCTTTCTCATACAAGCCTCCGCATCTCGAATTTGGTTTCCATGAACCTCGGACGCGTCCTGCCTAAGGAGCCGTGGCGGGGTCGGCAAACGACGATAATTTGCGGCAGCCATTAGAATAATTTGCATTTCGATGAACCTGGACAGTCGGGGCCAGCAGCCACAGGCACTTGGCCCGAAAATCCCGACCACGCAATGCTCATGCAACCCTTGCGTACGAGGGTCGATCTCATTTCGATTAGCAGAAGAGGGACGATGATGATGGAAACCAGGCTTCATGGCGCCTGCGGCACGCAGTGTTAGGGCTAGGCGTTCGAAGGGCCCGCGCGATCGGGCGCCTCATGCTGCTTGCCTTCACGCCTTGGCTCGCGCTTGTTTTCTTCCTGGTCGACGCCCATGCCGAAACCAGCGGCACCGCCCGGGAGAAATCCGTCGCCATCACATTCGATGATCTTCCCCACGCCAATGCCGGCACCGACGGAACAGATCAACCTTCGCCTCAAAGCATCCAGGATGCGAATGCCCGCATTCTTGCCGCCCTCAGGGATCACAAGGCGCCGGCTATCGGCTTTGTCGTGGAAAGCAAGGTTCGCGCGATCGGTCCGTTTGCGAAAGATATCCTGAAGGATTGGACCGGCCCGCGGCTGACGCTCGGCAACCATACCTTCTCGCACGCGGACACCAACACGCTCGACATCGCCGGCATCGAGCGCGAGATCGTCGATGGCGAGAAGACGACGAGGCGAACGCTAAAGGCGGCGGGCAAGCAGCTGCGTTTCCTACGGTTTCCCTACAATCACACCGGCGACACAACGGAAAAGCAGAAGGCGATCGCGGCGCTTGCGGCGAAGCTTGACTACACGATCGCCGCCTCGACCATCGATACCTCCGATTACGTCTTCGACCGCGCCTATGAGCGCGCGCTTGCCG encodes the following:
- a CDS encoding polysaccharide deacetylase family protein; translated protein: MLLAFTPWLALVFFLVDAHAETSGTAREKSVAITFDDLPHANAGTDGTDQPSPQSIQDANARILAALRDHKAPAIGFVVESKVRAIGPFAKDILKDWTGPRLTLGNHTFSHADTNTLDIAGIEREIVDGEKTTRRTLKAAGKQLRFLRFPYNHTGDTTEKQKAIAALAAKLDYTIAASTIDTSDYVFDRAYERALAENDTEAAHRIRTAYLMHTQQQIAYYAGLNEQVLGYEPPAIMLLHVNRLNADAMKGILSLFEESGYSFTTLEKAQADAAYRRPLS